In Serratia sp. FDAARGOS_506, a genomic segment contains:
- a CDS encoding YbaY family lipoprotein — protein MKLWQIVGGAAALTITLAGCAQKSADVPTQAAGNPAAAQTQIQGPAVTGSVNIRQRIALPPDAVLTVTLSDASLADAPSKVIAQRAVRTEGQQAPFSFTLPYNPSDIQPNARIILSAAVTVNGRLMFITDTIQEVVNRNGTRADLLLVPVQGVPIQAAPTAMQ, from the coding sequence ATGAAACTCTGGCAAATCGTAGGCGGTGCCGCGGCACTGACGATCACGCTGGCAGGATGCGCGCAAAAGAGTGCTGATGTGCCTACACAGGCGGCCGGTAACCCGGCGGCTGCGCAAACGCAGATTCAGGGCCCGGCGGTGACAGGTTCGGTTAATATACGTCAGCGCATTGCGCTGCCGCCGGACGCCGTACTGACGGTCACCCTCTCTGACGCCTCGCTGGCGGATGCGCCGTCCAAAGTGATTGCACAGCGCGCGGTACGTACTGAAGGCCAACAGGCGCCGTTCAGCTTTACGCTGCCGTACAACCCGTCCGACATCCAACCGAATGCGCGTATCATTCTGAGTGCGGCGGTGACGGTCAACGGGCGACTGATGTTTATTACCGACACCATCCAGGAAGTGGTTAATCGCAACGGTACTCGTGCCGATCTGCTGCTGGTTCCGGTTCAGGGTGTGCCGATTCAGGCTGCGCCAACCGCTATGCAGTAA
- a CDS encoding MGMT family protein, producing the protein MQPEDASFSQRVFHIVAAIPYGKVTTYGEVARLAGSPRAARQVGGVLRRLPEGSTLPWHRVINRHGQISQQGEDFQRQRQALLAEGIIFGPHSTVDFDRYGWRW; encoded by the coding sequence ATGCAACCAGAAGACGCTTCTTTCAGCCAGCGGGTATTCCATATCGTGGCCGCTATCCCGTACGGGAAAGTCACCACCTACGGCGAAGTCGCCCGGCTGGCCGGTTCGCCACGTGCCGCACGCCAGGTTGGCGGCGTGCTGCGGCGTTTGCCGGAAGGCAGCACGCTGCCCTGGCACCGGGTGATCAACCGCCACGGGCAGATCTCGCAGCAGGGGGAGGATTTTCAACGGCAACGGCAAGCATTGCTGGCGGAGGGAATTATTTTCGGCCCGCACAGCACGGTCGACTTCGATCGTTATGGCTGGCGCTGGTAA
- a CDS encoding HHA domain-containing protein, with protein MTKTDYLMRLRKCTTIDTLERVIEKNKYELSDDELELFYSAADHRLAELTMNKLYDKIPTSVWKYVR; from the coding sequence ATGACTAAAACCGACTATCTGATGCGTTTACGTAAATGCACCACGATTGATACTCTCGAACGTGTTATTGAGAAAAATAAGTACGAACTTTCCGATGATGAACTGGAGCTGTTTTACTCAGCTGCCGATCACCGTCTGGCGGAGCTCACCATGAACAAACTGTATGACAAAATCCCCACCTCCGTTTGGAAATATGTCAGATAA
- the tomB gene encoding Hha toxicity modulator TomB: protein MDEYSPKRHDIAQLKFLCENLYDEGIATLGDSHHGWVNDPTSSVNLQLNELIEHIASFVMSYKIKYMDESDLSELVEEYLDDTYTLFSSYGINDSDLRRWQKTKARLFRMFSGEDICTTMKT, encoded by the coding sequence ATGGATGAGTATTCGCCTAAGCGACACGACATTGCTCAGCTCAAATTCTTGTGCGAAAATTTGTATGATGAAGGTATCGCTACCCTGGGTGACAGCCACCACGGGTGGGTCAACGATCCGACATCCTCCGTCAACCTGCAGCTTAATGAGTTGATCGAACATATCGCTTCGTTTGTGATGAGTTATAAAATTAAATACATGGACGAATCCGACCTGTCGGAGTTAGTCGAAGAATATCTCGACGATACCTATACGCTATTCAGCAGCTACGGTATCAATGATTCCGACCTGCGCCGCTGGCAAAAAACCAAGGCGAGATTATTCAGAATGTTCTCAGGAGAGGACATCTGTACGACAATGAAAACTTAG
- a CDS encoding metal ABC transporter ATP-binding protein produces the protein MITLRQLAIGYGATPLFPPLSGQFTAGSLTAVVGVNGAGKSTLLKTFAGLLPPLDGSLNFSGGKPPRRAYLPQQAELDRQFPIAVSDLVAMGCWPQSGMFGGMNKRAVSQVNDALASVGMSALARSPVGELSGGQLQRVLFARLLVQQAPLILLDEPFTGIDSTTTQILLQVIAQLHRQGKTVIAVLHDMSMVAEHFPQVLLLTPQACHWGAAERVLEQVPKYYVAERQPELRAVAP, from the coding sequence ATGATCACTTTGCGTCAGTTGGCGATAGGCTATGGGGCCACGCCGCTTTTTCCGCCGCTGAGCGGGCAGTTTACCGCCGGATCGTTAACCGCGGTGGTGGGCGTCAACGGGGCAGGCAAATCGACGCTGTTGAAAACTTTCGCCGGATTGTTGCCGCCATTGGATGGCAGCCTGAATTTTAGCGGTGGAAAGCCACCGCGCAGGGCTTATCTACCGCAACAGGCGGAGTTGGATCGGCAATTTCCCATTGCGGTGAGCGATCTGGTGGCGATGGGGTGTTGGCCGCAAAGCGGCATGTTCGGCGGCATGAACAAGCGTGCGGTGAGCCAGGTCAATGATGCGTTGGCGAGCGTTGGCATGAGTGCGCTCGCGCGCAGCCCGGTGGGCGAGCTGTCCGGCGGCCAGCTGCAGCGAGTGTTGTTTGCGCGCCTGTTGGTCCAACAGGCGCCGCTGATCCTGTTGGATGAGCCTTTTACCGGCATCGATAGCACCACCACGCAGATTCTCCTTCAGGTGATTGCGCAACTGCATCGGCAGGGGAAAACGGTGATCGCCGTGCTGCATGATATGTCGATGGTCGCCGAGCATTTTCCACAGGTACTGCTGTTGACCCCGCAGGCGTGTCATTGGGGGGCAGCCGAGCGTGTGTTGGAACAGGTGCCGAAGTATTACGTCGCCGAACGGCAGCCTGAGCTGCGGGCGGTGGCCCCATGA
- a CDS encoding metal ABC transporter permease has translation MMLWHGLIDPFLSFGFMRRALMACLALSLSAAPLGVFLLLRRMSLVGDALSHAVLPGAAIGYLISGMSLVAMGVGGFIAGLAVAMLSGLVSRRTPLKEDASFAGFYLGSLALGVTLVSLRGSSVDLLHVLFGSILAVDARAMLMVGGIASVSLLALAALYRALVIESFDVTFLRVNAPRRLALIHGLFLALVVVNLVAGFQILGTLMSVGLMMLPAASARFWARNLPQTLATAMGIGALSSVMGLVWSYYALLPAGPAIVLSASVIFFVSILFGTRGGIYAFARR, from the coding sequence ATGATGTTGTGGCATGGGCTTATCGATCCTTTCCTCTCTTTCGGTTTTATGCGCCGCGCGCTCATGGCGTGCCTGGCGTTGTCGCTCAGCGCAGCCCCGCTAGGCGTGTTTCTGCTGCTGCGCCGCATGAGCCTGGTGGGAGATGCGTTGTCCCACGCGGTGTTGCCGGGGGCGGCGATCGGCTATCTGATCTCCGGCATGTCTCTGGTGGCGATGGGCGTGGGTGGCTTTATCGCCGGGCTGGCGGTGGCGATGTTGTCCGGTCTGGTGAGCCGCCGCACGCCGCTGAAAGAGGATGCCAGTTTTGCCGGGTTCTATCTGGGCTCGTTGGCGCTGGGGGTTACGCTGGTTTCGCTGCGCGGTTCCAGCGTGGATCTGCTGCACGTGTTGTTTGGTTCGATTCTGGCGGTGGATGCACGGGCCATGCTGATGGTCGGTGGGATCGCCTCGGTTTCGCTGCTGGCGCTGGCGGCACTGTACCGCGCGCTGGTGATCGAATCCTTCGACGTGACTTTCCTGCGCGTCAACGCGCCGCGCCGATTGGCGTTGATCCACGGCCTGTTTCTGGCGCTGGTGGTGGTCAATCTGGTGGCGGGATTCCAGATCCTCGGCACCCTGATGTCGGTGGGGCTGATGATGCTGCCCGCCGCCAGCGCGCGCTTCTGGGCGCGCAATCTGCCGCAGACGCTGGCGACGGCGATGGGCATCGGCGCGCTTTCCAGCGTGATGGGGCTGGTGTGGTCTTATTACGCTTTGCTGCCTGCCGGCCCGGCGATCGTGCTCAGCGCCAGCGTTATCTTTTTCGTCTCGATCCTGTTTGGAACGCGCGGAGGCATTTACGCTTTCGCGCGCCGTTGA
- a CDS encoding metal ABC transporter substrate-binding protein — MKRLPISLAVAALLASPWAMAKTVDAVASFSILGDIVKQVGGDHVKVSTLVGPDGDPHSFEPSPQDGKKLAQADVVFVSGLGLEGWIDRLVSASGYKGQVITASQGISTRQMEEDGKPITDPHAWNSMKNGVQYATNVMNALIAADPEDANYFRQRGAEYIQQLQKLDLWAKTQFAAVPPQKRKVLTSHDAFGYFGQEYGVTFLAPVGFSTEAEASASDVAGLIKQIKQEKVNAYFIENQTDPRLVKQIAAATGAKAGGELYPEALSRANGPAATYEQAFKHNVDVLLSSMK; from the coding sequence ATGAAACGTTTACCTATATCGCTGGCAGTTGCTGCTCTGCTGGCCAGTCCGTGGGCGATGGCGAAGACCGTTGACGCCGTCGCCAGCTTTTCCATTCTTGGCGATATCGTCAAACAGGTGGGAGGCGATCACGTCAAGGTCAGCACGCTGGTGGGGCCGGATGGCGATCCGCACAGCTTCGAGCCTTCGCCGCAGGACGGCAAAAAGCTGGCTCAGGCTGATGTGGTGTTCGTCAGCGGCTTGGGGCTGGAAGGGTGGATCGATCGCCTGGTCAGCGCTTCGGGTTATAAAGGGCAGGTGATCACTGCTTCACAGGGCATCAGCACCCGCCAGATGGAAGAAGACGGCAAACCGATTACCGATCCCCACGCCTGGAACAGCATGAAAAACGGTGTGCAGTACGCCACCAATGTGATGAACGCCCTGATTGCCGCCGATCCCGAGGATGCCAACTATTTTCGCCAGCGCGGAGCCGAATACATTCAGCAGCTGCAAAAACTGGATCTGTGGGCCAAAACCCAGTTCGCTGCAGTGCCGCCACAGAAACGTAAGGTACTGACCAGTCATGATGCTTTTGGCTACTTTGGACAAGAGTACGGCGTCACCTTCCTTGCCCCGGTCGGATTTTCCACCGAAGCAGAAGCCAGCGCCAGCGACGTGGCGGGCCTGATTAAGCAGATCAAACAGGAAAAGGTTAACGCTTACTTTATCGAAAACCAGACCGATCCGCGGCTGGTGAAACAGATTGCCGCCGCCACCGGCGCCAAGGCGGGCGGCGAGCTGTATCCAGAAGCGCTCTCCCGCGCGAACGGCCCGGCGGCGACCTATGAGCAGGCGTTTAAGCACAATGTCGATGTGCTGCTGAGCAGCATGAAGTAA
- the ykgO gene encoding type B 50S ribosomal protein L36 — protein MQVLSSLRSAKNRHPDCKIVRRRGRIYVICKSNPRFKAVQGRKKKR, from the coding sequence ATGCAGGTATTGAGTTCATTGCGTTCGGCGAAAAATCGCCACCCGGATTGCAAAATCGTGCGTCGTCGTGGCCGCATCTATGTGATCTGTAAAAGCAATCCGCGATTCAAAGCGGTACAGGGACGTAAGAAAAAGCGTTAA
- a CDS encoding type B 50S ribosomal protein L31 has protein sequence MKPGIHPDYRTVVFHDVSANAYFKVGSTIKTDRTIELDGESWPYVTLDVSSASHPYYTGKQKDYSKEGSTARFQQRFGRFIGNK, from the coding sequence ATGAAACCCGGCATCCATCCCGATTACCGTACCGTGGTCTTCCACGACGTCAGCGCCAATGCCTACTTCAAAGTGGGATCGACCATCAAAACCGATCGCACTATCGAACTGGACGGCGAAAGCTGGCCTTATGTCACCCTCGACGTCTCTTCCGCTTCGCATCCGTATTACACCGGCAAGCAGAAAGACTATTCCAAAGAAGGCAGCACGGCGCGCTTCCAGCAGCGCTTTGGCCGCTTTATCGGCAATAAGTAA
- the sdeY gene encoding multidrug efflux RND transporter permease subunit SdeY, with protein sequence MAKFFIDRPIFAWVIAIIVMLAGVLAIMKLPIAQYPTIAPPAVSISANYPGADAKTVQDTVTQIIEQNMNGIDNLMYMSSTSDSSGSVTITLTFESGTDPDIAQVQVQNKLSLATPLLPQEVQQQGLKVEKSSSSFLMVAGFVSDDPNMTQDDIADYVASNIKDPISRSSGVGEVQLFGAQYAMRIWLDPNKLNNYQLTTTDVTSAITEQNNQIAAGQLGGLPPVPGQQLNASIIAQTRLTSPEEFGKILLKVNTDGSQVRLRDVAHIERGAESYAVTARYNGKPAAGLGIKLATGANALNTAKGVKDELAKMAPFFPQGMKVVYPYDTTPFVKISINEVVKTLIEAIILVFLVMYLFLQNFRATLIPTIAVPVVLLGTFAILAAFGFSINTLTMFGMVLAIGLLVDDAIVVVENVERVMAEEGLPPKEATRKSMGQIQGALVGIAMVLSAVFVPMAFFGGSTGAIYRQFSITIVSAMALSVLVALILTPALCATLLKPIPKGDHGVKTGFFGWFNRMFEKSTHHYTDSVGNILRSTGRYLIIYLLIVVGMGLLFLRLPSSFLPDEDQGILLTMVQLPAGATESRTNKVLEEVSDYFLNKEKDNVVSVFTVAGFGFNGNGQNNGLAFVSLKDWGERPGAGNKVEAIAGRAMGAFSQIKEGLVFPFNLPAIIELGTATGFDFELIDQGGLGHEKLTEARNQLLGMVAQHPDVLVGVRPNGLEDTPQFKLIVDQEKAKALGVSITTINSTLSTALGGSYVNDFIDRGRVKKVYVQAEAPFRMLPEDINKWYVRGTSGQMVPFSAFSSAKWEYGSPRLERYNGLPSMEILGQAAPGKSTGEAMNLMEQLASKLPSGIGYDWTGMSYQERLSGNQAPALYAISILVVFLCLAALYESWSVPFSVMLVLPLGVIGALLAATMRGMNNDVYFQVGLLTTIGLSAKNAILIVEFAKDLMEKEGKGLIEATLEAVRMRLRPILMTSLAFILGVLPLVISSGAGSGAQNAVGTGVMGGMITATVLAIFFVPVFFVVVRRRFSKKNEDLEHSHPVEHH encoded by the coding sequence ATGGCTAAGTTCTTTATAGATCGCCCAATTTTCGCCTGGGTAATCGCCATCATCGTCATGTTGGCGGGGGTGCTTGCAATAATGAAACTGCCAATCGCGCAGTATCCTACTATTGCACCGCCGGCGGTAAGTATTTCCGCCAACTACCCGGGCGCAGATGCCAAAACGGTGCAGGATACCGTCACGCAGATTATCGAACAGAACATGAACGGTATCGATAACCTGATGTACATGTCCTCCACCAGTGATTCCTCTGGTAGCGTCACCATTACCCTGACGTTTGAATCCGGCACCGATCCTGACATCGCGCAGGTTCAGGTCCAGAACAAACTGTCGTTGGCCACCCCGCTGCTGCCGCAAGAAGTTCAGCAACAGGGCCTGAAAGTAGAAAAATCCAGCAGCAGCTTCCTGATGGTGGCCGGCTTCGTTTCCGACGATCCGAACATGACTCAGGACGATATTGCGGACTACGTGGCGTCCAACATCAAGGACCCGATCAGCCGTTCGTCCGGCGTGGGTGAAGTGCAGCTGTTCGGTGCCCAGTACGCGATGCGTATCTGGCTGGATCCGAACAAGCTGAACAACTACCAGCTGACGACCACTGACGTGACCTCCGCCATCACCGAGCAGAACAACCAGATCGCCGCAGGGCAACTGGGCGGCCTGCCGCCGGTGCCGGGGCAACAGTTGAACGCCTCGATCATCGCGCAGACCCGTCTGACTTCGCCGGAAGAGTTTGGCAAGATCCTGCTGAAAGTGAATACCGACGGTTCCCAGGTTCGCCTGCGCGACGTCGCTCATATCGAGCGCGGCGCGGAAAGCTACGCCGTTACCGCTCGCTATAACGGCAAGCCTGCCGCCGGTCTGGGTATCAAACTGGCTACCGGCGCCAACGCCCTGAACACCGCCAAAGGTGTGAAAGACGAGTTGGCGAAGATGGCGCCATTCTTCCCGCAAGGGATGAAAGTGGTTTATCCGTACGACACCACCCCGTTCGTTAAGATCTCCATCAACGAAGTGGTGAAAACGCTGATCGAAGCCATCATCCTGGTGTTCCTGGTGATGTATCTGTTCCTGCAGAACTTCCGCGCGACGCTGATCCCAACCATCGCGGTGCCGGTGGTACTGCTGGGGACCTTTGCTATCCTCGCGGCGTTCGGCTTCTCGATAAACACCCTGACGATGTTCGGCATGGTGTTGGCGATCGGCCTGCTGGTGGATGACGCCATCGTGGTGGTAGAAAACGTCGAGCGCGTCATGGCCGAAGAGGGGCTGCCGCCGAAAGAAGCTACCCGTAAATCGATGGGCCAGATTCAGGGCGCGCTGGTGGGTATCGCCATGGTGCTGTCGGCGGTATTCGTGCCGATGGCATTCTTCGGCGGTTCAACCGGTGCCATCTATCGCCAGTTCTCGATCACCATCGTGTCCGCGATGGCGCTGTCGGTGCTGGTGGCCTTGATCCTGACGCCGGCGCTGTGCGCCACCCTGCTCAAACCGATCCCGAAAGGCGATCACGGGGTTAAAACAGGCTTCTTCGGCTGGTTTAACCGCATGTTCGAGAAGAGCACGCATCACTATACCGACAGCGTGGGCAACATCCTGCGCAGCACCGGTCGCTATCTGATCATCTACCTGCTGATCGTGGTTGGCATGGGCCTGCTGTTCCTGCGCCTGCCCTCCTCGTTCCTGCCGGACGAAGATCAGGGCATCCTGTTGACCATGGTGCAGTTGCCTGCCGGTGCCACCGAGTCCCGGACCAACAAGGTGTTGGAAGAAGTCTCCGACTACTTCCTGAACAAGGAAAAGGACAACGTAGTTTCGGTGTTTACCGTCGCGGGCTTCGGCTTCAACGGTAACGGCCAGAACAACGGCCTGGCATTCGTCAGCCTGAAAGACTGGGGCGAGCGTCCTGGGGCCGGGAACAAGGTCGAGGCGATCGCCGGTCGCGCCATGGGCGCGTTCTCGCAGATTAAAGAAGGCCTGGTGTTCCCGTTCAACCTGCCGGCGATTATCGAACTCGGTACCGCAACCGGCTTCGACTTCGAGCTGATTGACCAGGGCGGCCTGGGGCACGAAAAACTGACCGAAGCGCGTAACCAGCTGTTGGGCATGGTTGCTCAACATCCGGACGTGCTGGTGGGCGTGCGCCCGAACGGCCTGGAAGATACGCCGCAGTTCAAACTGATCGTCGATCAGGAAAAAGCCAAGGCGCTGGGCGTCAGCATCACCACCATCAACAGCACGCTGAGCACCGCCCTGGGTGGTTCGTACGTCAACGACTTCATCGACCGCGGCCGTGTGAAGAAAGTGTACGTACAGGCCGAGGCGCCGTTCCGTATGCTGCCGGAAGACATCAACAAGTGGTACGTGCGCGGCACGAGCGGCCAGATGGTGCCATTCTCCGCCTTCTCTTCGGCGAAATGGGAATACGGCTCACCGCGTCTGGAACGCTATAACGGCTTGCCGTCGATGGAGATTCTGGGCCAGGCCGCACCGGGCAAGAGTACCGGTGAAGCGATGAACCTGATGGAACAGCTGGCGTCCAAACTGCCAAGCGGCATCGGTTACGACTGGACCGGCATGTCCTATCAGGAACGTCTGTCGGGCAACCAGGCGCCGGCGCTGTACGCCATCTCGATTTTGGTGGTGTTCCTGTGTCTGGCGGCGCTGTATGAAAGCTGGTCAGTGCCGTTCTCGGTCATGCTGGTATTGCCGCTGGGGGTTATCGGTGCGTTGCTGGCCGCGACGATGCGCGGCATGAACAACGACGTTTACTTCCAGGTGGGGCTGCTGACCACCATAGGCCTGTCGGCGAAGAACGCCATCCTGATCGTGGAATTCGCCAAAGACCTGATGGAGAAAGAAGGCAAAGGCCTGATCGAAGCGACGTTGGAAGCGGTGCGTATGCGTCTGCGCCCAATCCTGATGACGTCCCTGGCCTTCATCCTCGGGGTTCTGCCGCTGGTTATCAGCAGCGGTGCAGGCTCCGGCGCACAGAACGCGGTAGGTACCGGCGTAATGGGCGGGATGATCACCGCTACCGTCTTGGCGATCTTCTTCGTACCGGTGTTCTTCGTAGTGGTTCGTCGCCGCTTCAGCAAGAAGAACGAGGACCTTGAACACAGCCATCCGGTAGAGCACCACTGA
- the sdeX gene encoding multidrug efflux RND transporter periplasmic adaptor subunit SdeX, which translates to MNKNRGLTPLAAVLMLSGSLVLTGCNDKETQQQGAHQQAPEVGVVTLKAEPLNITTDLPGRTAAYRIAEVRPQVSGIILKRNFVEGSDIKAGTSLYQIDPATYQASYDSAKGDLAKAQASASIARVTVNRYKPLLGTSYISKQDYDNAVSTLQQADAAVVAAKAAVETARINLAYTKVTSPISGRIGKSAVTEGALVSNGQATALSTVQQLDPMYVDVTQSSTDFLRLKQELASGALKQENGKAKVKLMLENGAEYAQEGTLEFSDVTVDETTGSITIRALFPNPNDTLLPGMFVRARLDEGVRSDALLVPQQGVTRNPRGDATALVVGADDKVELRTLKADQAIGDKWLVTDGLKAGDRVIVSGLMKVRPGAQVKVQEVDTQAQKQPQSEAQKS; encoded by the coding sequence ATGAACAAAAACAGAGGGTTAACGCCTCTGGCGGCCGTTCTGATGCTTTCAGGCAGCTTAGTGCTAACAGGATGTAACGATAAAGAAACCCAACAGCAAGGCGCCCACCAGCAGGCTCCTGAAGTGGGCGTGGTGACCTTGAAGGCCGAGCCTCTCAACATCACTACCGATCTTCCTGGCCGTACCGCTGCGTATCGTATCGCCGAAGTTCGCCCTCAGGTCAGCGGCATCATCCTGAAGCGCAATTTCGTTGAAGGCAGCGATATCAAGGCCGGGACGTCCCTGTACCAAATCGATCCCGCAACCTATCAGGCCAGCTACGACAGCGCAAAAGGCGATTTGGCCAAAGCGCAGGCCAGCGCTTCCATCGCGCGCGTGACGGTAAACCGCTACAAGCCATTGCTGGGTACCAGCTACATCAGTAAGCAGGACTATGACAACGCCGTTTCTACGCTGCAGCAGGCGGATGCCGCCGTCGTGGCCGCCAAGGCCGCCGTGGAAACCGCGCGTATCAACCTGGCGTACACCAAGGTGACCTCCCCGATCTCCGGCCGCATCGGCAAATCCGCCGTGACCGAAGGCGCGCTGGTCAGCAACGGCCAGGCGACCGCCCTGTCCACCGTGCAGCAGCTGGATCCGATGTATGTCGACGTCACCCAGTCGAGCACCGACTTCCTGCGCCTGAAGCAAGAACTGGCCAGCGGCGCGCTGAAGCAGGAAAACGGCAAGGCCAAGGTGAAACTGATGCTGGAAAACGGCGCTGAATACGCGCAGGAAGGCACGCTGGAATTCTCTGACGTCACCGTCGATGAAACCACCGGCTCCATCACCATTCGCGCCCTGTTCCCTAACCCGAACGATACGCTGTTGCCGGGCATGTTCGTGCGCGCCCGTCTGGACGAAGGCGTGCGCAGCGATGCGCTGCTGGTGCCTCAGCAAGGCGTTACCCGTAACCCACGCGGCGACGCGACGGCGTTGGTGGTAGGGGCAGACGACAAAGTTGAGCTGCGTACGCTGAAGGCAGACCAGGCGATTGGCGACAAATGGCTGGTTACCGATGGCCTGAAAGCCGGCGATCGCGTGATCGTCTCCGGCCTGATGAAAGTGCGTCCGGGCGCGCAGGTAAAAGTGCAGGAAGTTGACACTCAGGCGCAAAAACAGCCGCAGTCTGAAGCGCAGAAGTCATAA
- the acrR gene encoding multidrug efflux transporter transcriptional repressor AcrR has protein sequence MARKTKQQAQETRRQILDAAVREFSERGVAATSLTDIATAAGVTRGAIYWHFKNKVDLFNEVWESTEPKIDELSTEYRANFPDNPLRVLKEILIYILTSTVEDCRRRALLEIIFHKCEFVGEMVPLLDSRKVLYLAGYERIEAILLDCMHQHQLPDDLHTRRAAIILHGYITGLMENWLFMPESFDLRAEAEALVDAFLDMLQFCPTLRLKPDAATPDADRLPL, from the coding sequence ATGGCACGAAAAACCAAACAGCAGGCGCAAGAAACCCGACGTCAAATTCTTGACGCTGCGGTGAGAGAATTCTCTGAACGTGGCGTTGCCGCAACGTCACTGACAGATATTGCCACCGCTGCCGGGGTTACGCGTGGAGCAATTTACTGGCACTTCAAGAATAAGGTAGACCTGTTTAATGAAGTTTGGGAATCTACTGAACCGAAAATAGACGAACTCTCGACAGAGTATCGGGCAAATTTCCCCGATAATCCACTGCGGGTTCTCAAGGAAATTCTGATTTACATTCTGACGTCTACGGTAGAAGACTGCCGTCGGCGAGCGTTACTGGAAATTATCTTTCACAAGTGTGAATTTGTCGGTGAAATGGTGCCGCTGCTGGACTCGCGCAAGGTGCTGTATCTTGCCGGCTATGAACGTATTGAAGCCATCTTGCTCGACTGTATGCATCAGCATCAGCTCCCTGACGATCTGCACACCCGCCGCGCGGCGATCATTTTGCACGGTTATATCACCGGCCTGATGGAAAACTGGCTGTTTATGCCGGAAAGTTTCGATCTGCGGGCCGAAGCCGAAGCGCTGGTGGACGCGTTCTTGGACATGCTGCAGTTTTGCCCCACCTTGCGCCTCAAACCCGATGCGGCGACGCCTGACGCCGACCGCCTTCCTTTATAA
- a CDS encoding DsrE/DsrF/TusD sulfur relay family protein: protein MSSIVLIANGAAYGHESLFNALRLAIAMKEQQSSLDLRLFLMSDAVVAGLAGQQPHEGYHLQQMLEILTAQQVPVKLCKTCADARGVSRLPLADGVAIGTLVELAQWTLAAEKVLTF, encoded by the coding sequence ATGTCATCCATCGTTCTCATCGCCAATGGTGCCGCCTATGGCCATGAATCCTTGTTCAATGCGCTGCGGTTGGCCATCGCCATGAAAGAGCAGCAGAGCAGTCTCGATCTGCGGCTGTTTCTGATGTCCGACGCGGTGGTGGCCGGGCTGGCCGGGCAGCAGCCGCACGAAGGGTATCACCTGCAGCAGATGCTGGAGATCCTCACCGCGCAGCAGGTGCCGGTTAAGCTGTGCAAAACCTGCGCCGACGCGCGCGGCGTTAGCCGCTTGCCGCTGGCGGACGGCGTAGCGATCGGCACGCTGGTCGAACTGGCGCAGTGGACGCTGGCGGCGGAGAAAGTGCTGACTTTCTGA